In a genomic window of Lathamus discolor isolate bLatDis1 chromosome 4, bLatDis1.hap1, whole genome shotgun sequence:
- the POGLUT1 gene encoding protein O-glucosyltransferase 1, with product MRRQVLALWALLWWLDPAMAGGPADTKWKIITDQIKKAVEVYKPCVKENCSCHQSVWKQDLAPFQGGISKEIMSDVVSRKLGTHYQIIKNKLYREKDCLFPARCSGVEHFLLEIINRLPDMEMVINVRDYPQVPTWMKPIIPVFSFSKTPDYNDIMYPAWTFWEGGPAVWPIYPTGLGRWDLMREDLKRSAEKWPWMKKISKGYFRGSRTSPERDPLILLSRENPELVDAEYTKNQAWKSEKDTLGKPAAKEIPLVDHCKYKYLFNFRGVAASFRLKHLFLCGSLVFHVGEEWLEFFYPQLKPWVHYIPVRSDLSDVRELLQFVKENDAIAQEISDRGRQFITEHLQMEDVSCYWEHLLSEYSQALTYKVKRKKSYSEIAPERMKTEL from the exons ATGCGGCGGCAGGTGCTGGCTTTATGGGCGCTGCTGTGGTGGCTGGATCCCGCCATGGCGGGCGGTCCCGCAG ATaccaaatggaaaataataacGGACCAAATTAAGAAAGCTGTGGAAGTCTATAAGCCATGTGTAAAGGAGAATTGCAGCTGCCACCAAAG TGTCTGGAAGCAGGACCTGGCTCCTTTTCAAGGTGGCATTTCCAAGGAAATAATGTCAGATGTGGTGAGCCGGAAGCTTGGGACACACTACCAGATCATTAAGAACAAATTGTATCGTGAGAAGGACTGCTTGTTCCCTGCAAG ATGCAGTGGAGTTGAGCACTTCCTTCTGGAGATCATCAACCGCCTTCCCGACATGGAAATGGTGATCAATGTGCGAGACTACCCCCAGGTCCCCACATGGATGAAACCCATTATCCCAGTCTTCTCCTTCAGTAAG aCACCTGATTACAATGATATCATGTATCCTGCCTGGACATTTTGGGAAGGAGGACCAGCTGTTTGGCCAATTTATCCAACAGGTTTAGGGCGCTGGGACCTTATGAGAGAGGACCTCAAAAG ATCTGCAGaaaaatggccatggatgaaaaaaatctctaaagGATATTTCCGAGGATCCAG aacgAGCCCTGAGAGAGATCCGCTCATTTTGCTGTCCCGAGAAAACCCAGAACTTGTTGATGCTGAGTACACCAAAAACCAGGCTTGGAAATCTGAAAAG GATACATTAGGAAAGCCTGCTGCAAAGGAAATTCCCCTGGTTGATCACTGCAAATACAA GTATCTGTTCAATTTCCGGGGAGTGGCCGCCAGTTTCCGGTTGAAACACCTTTTCTTATGTGGTTCACTTGTCTTTCACGTTGGAGAAGAGTGGTTGGAATTCTTTTATCCGCAGCTGAAGCCTTGGGTCCACTACATCCCAGTCAGATCGGACCTCTCTGATGTCAG GGAGCTGTTGCAGTTTGTAAAGGAAAATGATGCCATAGCACAAGAAATTTCAGACAG GGGACGCCAGTTCATCACTGAGCACTTGCAGATGGAGGATGTCTCTTGCTACTGGGAGCATCTGCTTTCTGAATATTCCCAAGCCTTGACTTACaaagtgaaaaggaagaagagctaCAGTGAGATTGCTCCTGAACGGATGAAAACAGAACTGTAG